From Pan troglodytes isolate AG18354 chromosome 9, NHGRI_mPanTro3-v2.0_pri, whole genome shotgun sequence, the proteins below share one genomic window:
- the CYP2R1 gene encoding vitamin D 25-hydroxylase isoform X6 gives MKMTKMGGLLNSRYGRGWVDHRRLAVNSFRYFGYGQKSFESKILEETKFFNDAIETYKGRPFDFKQLITNAVSNITNLIIFGERFTYEDTDFQHMIELFSENVELAASASVFLYNAFPWIGILPFGKHQQLFRNAAVVYDFLSRLIEKASVNRKPQLPQHFVDAYLDEMDQGKNDPASTFSKENLIFSVGELIIAGTETTTNVLRWAILFMALYPNIQGQVQKEIDLIMGPNGKPSWDDKCKMPYTEAVLHEVLRFCNIVPLGIFHATSEDAVVRGYSIPKGTTVITNLYSVHFDEKYWRDPEVFHPERFLDSSGYFAKKEALVPFSLGRRHCLGEQLARMEMFLFFTALLQRFHLHFPHELVPDLKPRLGMTLQPQPYLICAERR, from the exons gCTTACTCAATTCCAGATATGGCCGAGGATGGGTCGATCACAGACGATTAGCTGTAAACAGTTTTCGATATTTTGGATATGGCCAAAAGTCTTTTGAATCTAAAATCTTGGAAGAAACCAAATTTTTCAATGATGCTATTGAAACGTACAAAGGTAGACCTTTTGACTTTAAACAGTTAATAACGAATGCTGTTTCAAACATAACCAATCTGATCATTTTTGGAGAACGATTCACTTATGAAGACACCGATTTTCAGCACATGATTGAGTTATTTAGTGAAAATGTGGAACTAGCTGCCAGTGCCTCAGTCTTCTTGTATAATGCCTTTCCATGGATTGGCATCCTGCCTTTTGGAAAACATCAACAGCTGTTTAGAAATGCAGCCGTAGTCTATGATTTTCTCTCCAGACTCATTGAAAAAGCTTCAGTCAACAGAAAGCCTCAGCTACCTCAGCATTTTGTTGATGCTTATTTAGATGAGATGGATCAAGGTAAAAATGACCCAGCATCTACTTTCTCCAAAGAAAACCTAATTTTCTCAGTGGGTGAACTCATCATTGCTGGAACTGAAACTACAACCAATGTGCTACGGTGGGCGATTCTTTTCATGGCCCTTTATCCTAATATTCAAG GACAAGTTCAGAAAGAGATTGATTTAATTATGGGCCCTAATGGGAAGCCTTCTTGGGACGACAAATGCAAAATGCCTTATACTGAGGCAGTTTTGCATGAAGTTTTAAGATTCTGTAATATAGTTCCATTAGGGATTTTCCATGCAACCTCTGAAGATGCAGTTGTACGTGGTTATTCCATTCCTAAAGGCACAACAGTAATTACAAATCTTTATTCTGTACACTTTGATGAAAAGTACTGGAGAGACCCAGAAGTGTTCCATCCTGAGCGATTTCTGGACAGCAGTGGATATTTTGCCAAGAAGGAAGCTTTGGTTCCTTTTTCCCTAG GAAGAAGACATTGTCTTGGAGAACAGTTGGCTCGCATGGAAATGTTCTTGTTTTTTACAGCATTGCTTCAGaggtttcatttgcattttccacaTGAACTAGTTCCAGATCTGAAGCCCAGGTTAGGCATGACATTGCAGCCCCAACCCTACCTCATCTGTGCTGAAAGACGCTGA